A stretch of DNA from Candida dubliniensis CD36 chromosome 6, complete sequence:
taataattttatccATAGTCGTATTGTCAAATCGAAAATTGGACATTTCTCGAATGTACCATGATGTACGAGGTCAGACTGATATAAAATTATACGTAATGTTTGGAGTTCTCGAGTGTGCAGAGAAGCTCTGTTCCTCGATTGGTCAAGATATCTTGAATGTTTTGTATGAATCATCACCCAACAGAAACATTTATCGGTTTGCATCCTTCTATTTATTGTCAACCTTCTATTTGTCGTTTCATGCatatattttgatttaccAAACAGTTTCTTTGAACGTGGCAGCTAACTCATACTCAAATGCTCTAATGACGTTGTTATTGTCAAACCAGTTTGCCGAATTAAAGAGTTCTGTTTTCAAGAAGTTTGAGCGTGAAGGTTTATTCCAAATAACTATGGCGGATTTGTCAGAGCGATTCCAATTGTCTCTAATGTTAGGAATTATTGCGCTAAAGAACTTGCTTCAACTAAGTGTTACTGGCGGTTTAATACCTAATAGTTGGAAAAGTTGGAACCGTTGGGTCGGTGCTGTTTTTGGACCCAGTGTAGTGGTTATTGGGTCTGaaatatttgttgattgGATAAAGCATTGTTTCATTGCCAAGTTTAATAAGATCCGTCCTAAAGtttacaaaaattttttgtatgttCTGTGTTTGGATTTTTTGGAGGTGTTTAAAGCTAACACCAAAAGCGGGAATCCATCTCACGAATTTACTGATTACATTGTGTTGACTAGAAGGATTGGGTTGCCATTACTAGCATCTGTGGTCTGTTTCTTGAGAATGATTCTAGCCGACTTGAAacatatttttgtttttcctGTAGTAAATTCAAACCTTTATGCCATAATTACTAGCGGGTTATTGATCGTGGTTACATTCCTTACCTTATTACTAATAAGAGTGATCCTTTGTATGttgatttttaaaataGCCAATGTCTTGGTTACTCAACACAAGCAGcatcaagaaaaattgagaAAGAAGCTAAATGATGCTCGCAACGTTGCTGCTACAAGGGACTATTTTATGGAAGGAACACCCTCTCCACCAGAAAATACAACCAATAATACTAGTATTGACATTAATGACAGTACAATGGAGACATATCAGTCTTCACCACTTGGGTTATCGTTTCTTCCTGGCTCACCAAACACCGAACCTTCGACAATAAACCCAACAACGAGAGCTAAATTATATGATGCTGATGAAAAGATTCCACCCACAGTTGAAGAAAAACGAAATAAACAGTTGCTTGGAGGAGTGTTAAATGAGGACTCATGGTGTAGTGATAGTGGTGACGAAGGCTTGTCACAAGTTATGAGATACAAAATGTCTAGTAAAAGAATTTGGTAAACTTTTAGAAAATTATGTACAAGAggaaacaaataaacatGCCTATAACAGGAGGAAAAAagcaataacaacaacagcacATATTTACAAACTTTTAGTTATATCAAACTCTAGTCTTTAATAATTGGCTTTTCATGTTGgcattgatgaattgaacaaattgtGGTCTAGGTTTCTTCAATTTGGCAGAAAATGCCAATGAAGCTGTTAATAAAGCCAAAGCACCTGCTTGATGTAATGCAGCCAATGGAATTGGAACCAAATAGATCAATGTAGTTATTCCTAATGCTACTTGCAAAGTAGCGACCCCCATAACACCGTGCATTATTCTTTTAGAAGCAACAGGTACAACACCTTTATTTCTATTGACATAGACGTGTGCTCCCAAGACAGCAAAGAATGTAGCAGTTGCAAAAATACGATGTACCAATTGAACAGTGGTTGGATTTTCCAATATGTTTCTCCACCAAAGATCTGATTGATCTGATTTTCTAGAAAAGACTGGAGACATAAGTTCGCTTCCGTTTGGAATCCAATCATCACCCATATGTGGGAAAGTATTATAGATCAAGCCTGCATCCAATCCAGCAACCATACCACCAGACATGGCAGTTATAAAAGTCAATGCCAACACACCCAAACCGGCtattttggtttttctCAAAGCAGgattattcaattgtttgagAAATGTTTGCACGGCTTCTGGTGATTTCTTAGCTAAGTTGGCAAGTTTATTCTCATTTAAAATCTCAAATGCAGTCCACAAAACACCCAAATACATTAAAAATGCAGCTCCCAAATGAGTAGTTAATCTGTATTGGGATACAGTTGGTTTAGATTTTCTTTCTGCCAATTGTTCTTCATCCAATCCTGATTTGACCATCCACCAACCGATAAATCCTTGTAAACCTAACAAACCAGTAAGACCGAGAACACGTTTTGTCAACTGAGGAGTGAATCTACCTCTAGCCCAAAAGTACAAAGCTggtaaaatgaaaaaagcCCCTATACATCTTCCAACCAATCTATGACCCCATTCCATACCGAAAATAAACTTGAATTCGTCTAAGGTAATGTGGgaattcaattgtttgaattcAGGGGAATccttatatttattaaactCTTGTTCCCATTCTTGTTGATTCAAAGGAGGAATTGCTCCAGTGACAGGTTTCCATTCTGTAATAGATAAACCAGATTCAGTTAATCTTGTTAATCCAcctaaaacaacaattccGAAAACCAAAGTGGATGTTCCCAATAACCAGTATCCAATAGATTTTTGCGGAATCACTGGAGGTGGGGTAGACTTGACAAATTCAGACTTAGGAAAAGAAGAACCTACTCTATGACTGATAGTCGAATACTTTCTCTTACTtaaattgttaaaaatCCTTGAAATCTTGAATGATGATGGAAATAATTTAGAAGTTGGTGTTCGTGAgacaattgataatttacaacctttgttttgttttaaagTATTCAACACAAGTGAATTCTTTGTGAAAAAGAATCTAGTCTTAGACAACATATCAATAAACTATAGTTGTGGAAGGTAGCAGTGAATGAAGCAAAAAAGGAAtagaaataatttataaacaaatgaaaaactGATATTATATGTATGTGAAGTATATTTGGcatgattttttttttttttttcattcaaacacacacacaaagATGAAAGCGAGCCATTTCCTTACAAATCATCTCATGATGGTTGGATTGGATTACGTCTAAGtaaaattttatttgtaGAATGATCCTAGGGTAGTGTTTAGCgttacaaaaaaaaaaaacaatagatGGAATGAGACCAACTGACTAAAAAGATTTAGcaaccaattcaattcacaatttggttgtaaaaaaaagaaaaaataaatcaatttgcAAAACTATATGATAAAGACAAAACGCATTGCCATTACAAATTATGATTACACctcattctttttttttttttttctgaatattattttgtaatttgattaatttacTTTGACTTTTTCTTACCATACTTTATAAAATCATTCGTATTAATGAGTCGTATAAACTTTTTGGCCTTGTTGTTAGTATTTAAAAGATATTCCAAAACTTAAATATGATAGAGCCTCGAGATatacaaaagaaaaccaaCCTATTCAAGCGTTCACCCCAGAAACCAGTTTACAAACAAAATCTCTTGATGGACCAAGAAGAGCCTCAATATATCATTGACAATTATAAGAATtcatatttgaaaataggCGGCCATGGAGATGGTCTAGATAAATCTGACAACACTAATATCATCCCGTTAGCCGCCAATATTAAATCCACACATATAAGGACAGACTCGGATGGATTAATTCTTGCAAATgctttttatatatttatgacgataattgttttgttaaTCCTTGTCAGTGCTATTTTGTTTGGAATAAGAGAGTATTCTTTTGCAttcagaagaagaatcaaatCGTCAACAAGCGAGGTGGTAAAGTTAGACGATTGGAATAACTCTAAGAAAAGGGCAAACAATTTCATGCCACTATgtaacaaaacaaataaagtTCAAGTTAGAGAAGCTGCCAATATTGGAACAAACAACCAACAGGATACTTCAATGTCAAGTAAAAACAACGCAATTTCTGGTATGACACAATTTACAGACAAAGAggcaaaaattgaaaagacACCACAATGGTGCTACAAAGAAGAGTCATCACCTAGCTATAATATGTCATCATCTCAAGGTAAATCAGATAAGATATATTATGAAAATGAGTATGACAGTGGTCTTACCGACAAATCCATAACCAATTTCACtaagaaacaaacaattccATCTTTTGTCACTGTACCACCAAAGTCAGTCTACAGTATAGACATGTTAATGGCTCTCGACAAAACTAAGGCAATGATAGGTGGGGtattaaataatgttttcaaattcaaacaaaagcaaaagaTCCCAATGTCTTGTTTACTAAGTTGTACTATAAATTTGCCTCCAACGACCTTTGACAATGCTTGGAAAGCTGCCAAAGTTATACGAGAAGCTGAGAATGAGATAATAACATCAACTTGCAATGTTTCCAAAAAGCTTCTGCTACTTCAAATATTGTCAATTGGGAAATCTTATGAACTTTTGGACAACCCCAACATCTTTCTTGAAGCATTCAATGATTGTATTGAGAATTTGGTAGACATGGGACTTGTTTTCACTATGATGTCTGATTCAAGTGTTGCTT
This window harbors:
- a CDS encoding uncharacterized membrane protein YER140W orthologue, putative (In S. cerevisiae: the authentic, non-tagged protein is detected in highly purified mitochondria in high-throughput studies) codes for the protein MRRKRSNGSHSSHSNSRGRTKTTESIINNATDEPFPQLGGKSKTVTKEKLKPCKSSDQTPSRSRTNSVFSFIFDKISVHHPRKDGLKGFSLYKLLMLELNLNPNDPVTPEKTTNSMNDNHFEELQNMIKIPFCLEKFMIFGLLVCLNSFLSLFTLAPLKVLIITFQSAYRFFTTQQNFQFCRFRLIKKDVITLSIIILSIVVLSNRKLDISRMYHDVRGQTDIKLYVMFGVLECAEKLCSSIGQDILNVLYESSPNRNIYRFASFYLLSTFYLSFHAYILIYQTVSLNVAANSYSNALMTLLLSNQFAELKSSVFKKFEREGLFQITMADLSERFQLSLMLGIIALKNLLQLSVTGGLIPNSWKSWNRWVGAVFGPSVVVIGSEIFVDWIKHCFIAKFNKIRPKVYKNFLYVSCLDFLEVFKANTKSGNPSHEFTDYIVLTRRIGLPLLASVVCFLRMILADLKHIFVFPVVNSNLYAIITSGLLIVVTFLTLLLIRVILCMLIFKIANVLVTQHKQHQEKLRKKLNDARNVAATRDYFMEGTPSPPENTTNNTSIDINDSTMETYQSSPLGLSFLPGSPNTEPSTINPTTRAKLYDADEKIPPTVEEKRNKQLLGGVLNEDSWCSDSGDEGLSQVMRYKMSSKRIW
- a CDS encoding cytochrome c oxidase assembly protein, putative (Similar to S. cerevisiae COX15;~In S. cerevisiae: protein required for the hydroxylation of heme O to form heme A, which is an essential prosthetic group for cytochrome c oxidase) translates to MLSKTRFFFTKNSLVLNTLKQNKGCKLSIVSRTPTSKLFPSSFKISRIFNNLSKRKYSTISHRVGSSFPKSEFVKSTPPPVIPQKSIGYWLLGTSTLVFGIVVLGGLTRLTESGLSITEWKPVTGAIPPLNQQEWEQEFNKYKDSPEFKQLNSHITLDEFKFIFGMEWGHRLVGRCIGAFFILPALYFWARGRFTPQLTKRVLGLTGLLGLQGFIGWWMVKSGLDEEQLAERKSKPTVSQYRLTTHLGAAFLMYLGVLWTAFEILNENKLANLAKKSPEAVQTFLKQLNNPALRKTKIAGLGVLALTFITAMSGGMVAGLDAGLIYNTFPHMGDDWIPNGSELMSPVFSRKSDQSDLWWRNILENPTTVQLVHRIFATATFFAVLGAHVYVNRNKGVVPVASKRIMHGVMGVATLQVALGITTLIYLVPIPLAALHQAGALALLTASLAFSAKLKKPRPQFVQFINANMKSQLLKTRV
- a CDS encoding uncharacterized protein (conserved hypothetical protein;~possibly fungus-conserved) — protein: MIEPRDIQKKTNLFKRSPQKPVYKQNLLMDQEEPQYIIDNYKNSYLKIGGHGDGLDKSDNTNIIPLAANIKSTHIRTDSDGLILANAFYIFMTIIVLLILVSAILFGIREYSFAFRRRIKSSTSEVVKLDDWNNSKKRANNFMPLCNKTNKVQVREAANIGTNNQQDTSMSSKNNAISGMTQFTDKEAKIEKTPQWCYKEESSPSYNMSSSQGKSDKIYYENEYDSGLTDKSITNFTKKQTIPSFVTVPPKSVYSIDMLMALDKTKAMIGGVLNNVFKFKQKQKIPMSCLLSCTINLPPTTFDNAWKAAKVIREAENEIITSTCNVSKKLSLLQILSIGKSYELLDNPNIFLEAFNDCIENLVDMGLVFTMMSDSSVALKLLLIESLLTYSWSHYRFYDFDMKSNLVKLQFSNWNLPHPIVQTRNTIFKILCNLQLGLDSVFEESKEFENDNELKLGLVIRESINHSVCNDYIGYIPMIAQAIDISNIDRNKFFFYEILKLLVSKHGNCCMKEYIQESNIELKTLVQYGLSDDQHLVIQDKAKEIFKMLSHHDEKIFMWFNDSNHSKIHMDSAVPLSTEHTEKYFSAPLFKQQQQLLEEPSSGSTIDSFSHSWKMGILSTDLKFHKNVNHHQS